Proteins encoded by one window of Lutibacter sp. A64:
- a CDS encoding ATPase, producing the protein MKPQPHIKIEGTSKFQIGEIRNNTVHYDFEKIKTYLNIKGHILFGKNFKIYNEDEPLLFKLCNYFIQDHYSCAQMGIDTNKGLLLSGPVGCGKTSLMKLLLHLAPHKTNYELIPSRNIVFNFNAKGYAVFEKYNQTQNYCFDDLGVEPTGSHYAKECNVLGEILLSRYDLFMRNPERSQKVLTHITTNLNAQEIEKRYGNRVRSRMRTMFNLISFDENSIDKRK; encoded by the coding sequence ATGAAACCACAACCACACATAAAAATCGAAGGAACATCAAAATTCCAAATAGGAGAAATAAGAAACAACACAGTCCATTACGATTTTGAAAAAATAAAAACCTACCTCAACATCAAAGGTCACATACTATTCGGTAAAAATTTCAAAATCTACAATGAAGACGAACCTCTACTTTTCAAACTATGCAATTACTTTATCCAGGATCATTATAGTTGTGCACAAATGGGAATAGACACCAATAAAGGATTATTACTATCTGGCCCAGTAGGTTGTGGAAAAACATCACTAATGAAATTACTTTTACATCTAGCGCCACACAAAACTAATTACGAACTCATTCCCTCCAGGAATATTGTTTTCAATTTCAATGCAAAAGGTTATGCTGTTTTTGAAAAATACAATCAAACTCAAAACTATTGTTTCGATGATTTAGGAGTAGAACCAACAGGTAGCCACTACGCAAAAGAGTGCAATGTATTAGGTGAAATCTTGCTCTCTCGTTACGATTTATTTATGCGTAATCCTGAACGCAGTCAGAAGGTGTTAACCCACATAACCACGAACCTCAACGCGCAAGAAATTGAAAAACGTTACGGAAACAGGGTGAGAAGCAGAATGAGAACAATGTTTAATTTAATTAGCTTTGATGAAAACTCAATTGATAAAAGAAAATAA
- a CDS encoding CusA/CzcA family heavy metal efflux RND transporter — MINKIIDFSINNKFIIGLLTLTIIGAGIWSMTQVPIDAVPDITNNQVQVITQAPNLGTEDIEQIVTYPIEVAMSNLPNVQEIRSISRFGLSVVTIVFDDDMGTYLPRQLVAEKLNEVKEQIPAGFGEPSMGPISTGLGEIYQYTLKVAPEFKDKYSIADLRSMQDWIVQRQMAMVEGVVEVNAIGGKIKQYEVAVDPNDLNAIGLTITDVFNALEANNQNTGGAYIEKNHQANFIRGEGLVRSLEDIKKITVKNVNNIPVTIGDIATVQFGAAIRYGALTQDGEGEVVGGLVMMLKGANSNNVINSVKERMAQIEKSLPEGIIIESLLDRSKLIGETTSTVSNNLVEGALIVIFVLIFLLGNWRGGLIVASTIPLSLLFAFILMNVFDVWANLMSLGAIDFGIIVDGAVIIVESTVFLITSQILKKKSLTAKERDKVASNASKKMMNAAFFGQLIILIVFLPILALQGIEGKMFKPMAMTFIFAMIGAMVLCLTYVPMMSALVLRAPKNNKKSYGDKFVQWVEDKYLPLLERALQKGKWIIGSAVVLFAIAVFMFTKMGGEFIPQLDEGDIAFHAILKPGSSLTETIETTTKIEQIVKAKFPEVEKIVSRIGVAEIPTDPMPMDLADVFVILKPKSEWTTTTSKDELIEMMKEAVEIVPGVNYEFTQPIEMRFNELLEGVREDIAIKLYGEDIDILSQKAEEISKIIAGTEGIGDMKAEATTGLPQMTINYNRNKLAQYGLHINTLNQTVQSAFAGGIAGVIFEGEKRFDLVVRLNSQNRKDISDVQNLYINLPSGTQIPLREIADVSYKAGPMQISRDNTNRRTYVGVNVRGRDVKSLVNEIKSKLDAQLELPSGYFIRYGGAFENLERASNRLQTVVPIALLLIFVLIYFALKSLPQTLMIYIAIPMATIGGVVALWLRDMPFSISAGVGFIVLFGVAVLNGLVMVSGLNELKEEGVTNLKDRIIEGTKRRIRPIMLTAFTDVLGFLPMAISASAGAEVQRPLATVVIGGLLTSTLLTLFVLPILYHWVENKSFKFIPNKKLVTATAVLLLMFGVSEQSNAQQINNTLPEITLMDAVKLSKRNYPLLKQKQLEITKQEQLKATAYDLGTTEVFTGGEEINGDEGVYTTIGIGQSDINIFGIGSKRKLQKQRVQLAQKAYQLSVLELELEVKKAWSKCYQMKRNYNLYMELDSIYSNFEQAVALNYEVEAISRLEYSAAKNQAFQIQNKKMQAYSDYLIALQQLNLWLVSDEIFTVSDEFDSAIDLNIEKFNIENHPLYSMSQNIVDEAAANYKVAKADNLPKFNLQGGLQKVEGTSGFYSYQAGISIPFLSGTNKAQIRSTKIDKEIAEANVQFKKQEVQSKFVQAKENYIKWKNSWEFYKNQVLPLTKEQKTGALLAYKEGEIEYTSFTQLIKEAIQSELDAQTALINYLESTFQLQYFNQ, encoded by the coding sequence ATGATTAATAAAATCATTGATTTTTCAATCAATAACAAATTTATAATTGGTTTGCTTACGCTTACCATTATTGGAGCAGGTATATGGAGTATGACCCAAGTACCCATCGATGCTGTTCCAGATATTACCAATAACCAAGTACAGGTTATTACACAAGCCCCAAATTTAGGTACAGAAGATATTGAACAAATTGTAACCTACCCAATTGAAGTAGCAATGAGCAACCTTCCAAATGTACAGGAAATTAGATCTATTTCTCGTTTTGGTTTATCGGTTGTTACTATTGTGTTCGACGATGATATGGGAACATATTTACCTCGACAATTAGTAGCAGAAAAACTAAACGAAGTTAAAGAACAAATTCCTGCAGGTTTTGGTGAACCATCAATGGGACCTATTTCAACTGGATTAGGAGAGATTTACCAGTATACATTAAAAGTAGCACCAGAGTTTAAAGACAAATATAGTATTGCAGACCTACGTTCTATGCAAGATTGGATTGTACAGCGACAAATGGCTATGGTAGAAGGTGTGGTTGAAGTAAATGCCATTGGTGGTAAAATTAAACAATACGAAGTAGCTGTTGATCCAAACGATTTAAACGCTATTGGTTTAACTATTACAGATGTATTTAATGCACTTGAAGCTAACAATCAAAATACAGGTGGTGCTTACATTGAAAAAAACCATCAAGCAAATTTTATTCGTGGAGAAGGCTTGGTGCGTAGTTTAGAAGACATTAAAAAAATAACAGTCAAAAACGTTAATAATATTCCAGTAACTATTGGTGATATTGCGACAGTTCAATTTGGTGCTGCAATTCGCTATGGTGCATTAACTCAAGATGGTGAAGGCGAAGTTGTAGGTGGATTGGTGATGATGCTTAAAGGTGCTAATTCCAATAATGTTATTAACAGTGTAAAAGAGCGAATGGCTCAAATAGAAAAGTCATTACCTGAAGGAATTATTATTGAATCATTGTTAGACAGAAGTAAATTAATTGGAGAAACAACCTCTACAGTTTCAAATAATCTTGTTGAAGGTGCTTTAATAGTAATATTTGTTCTTATTTTCTTACTAGGTAATTGGCGAGGTGGTTTAATAGTAGCCTCAACAATTCCATTATCATTATTATTTGCATTTATATTGATGAATGTATTTGATGTTTGGGCAAATTTAATGAGTTTGGGAGCTATTGATTTCGGGATTATTGTAGATGGTGCTGTAATTATTGTGGAGAGTACAGTATTCTTAATTACATCCCAAATATTAAAAAAGAAGAGTCTTACAGCAAAAGAACGTGACAAAGTAGCTTCTAATGCTTCTAAAAAGATGATGAATGCTGCATTTTTTGGTCAGCTCATTATTCTTATTGTTTTTCTTCCAATTTTGGCTTTACAAGGTATTGAGGGAAAAATGTTCAAACCAATGGCTATGACTTTCATTTTCGCTATGATTGGAGCGATGGTGCTTTGTCTTACCTATGTACCAATGATGTCTGCACTAGTGTTAAGAGCTCCAAAAAACAATAAAAAATCTTATGGAGATAAATTTGTACAATGGGTAGAAGACAAATACCTACCTTTATTGGAAAGAGCATTACAAAAAGGAAAGTGGATTATAGGTAGTGCAGTTGTGCTATTCGCAATTGCAGTTTTTATGTTTACAAAAATGGGTGGTGAGTTCATTCCGCAGCTTGATGAAGGTGATATTGCATTTCACGCCATATTAAAACCAGGAAGTTCACTTACAGAAACCATTGAAACAACTACAAAAATAGAGCAAATTGTAAAAGCTAAATTTCCGGAAGTTGAAAAAATAGTTAGTCGTATTGGTGTAGCTGAAATTCCAACAGACCCAATGCCAATGGATTTAGCAGATGTTTTTGTAATTCTAAAGCCTAAAAGTGAGTGGACCACAACAACTTCAAAAGATGAATTGATAGAGATGATGAAAGAAGCTGTTGAAATAGTTCCAGGTGTTAATTATGAGTTTACCCAACCTATTGAAATGCGTTTTAATGAATTACTTGAAGGTGTGCGTGAAGATATTGCCATAAAATTATATGGGGAAGACATTGACATCTTATCCCAAAAAGCCGAAGAAATATCCAAAATTATTGCAGGTACAGAAGGTATTGGTGATATGAAAGCAGAAGCCACAACAGGTTTACCACAAATGACTATTAATTACAATAGAAATAAATTAGCACAGTACGGTCTTCATATAAATACCTTAAATCAAACAGTACAATCAGCATTTGCAGGTGGTATAGCAGGTGTTATTTTTGAAGGTGAAAAACGTTTTGATTTAGTAGTTCGTTTAAATTCTCAAAACCGAAAAGATATTTCAGATGTCCAAAACTTGTACATCAACCTACCTTCGGGAACTCAAATTCCACTGCGTGAAATAGCTGATGTAAGTTATAAAGCAGGACCAATGCAAATTAGTAGAGATAACACAAACAGAAGAACTTATGTAGGTGTAAATGTGAGAGGTCGCGATGTAAAATCATTAGTAAATGAAATAAAATCAAAATTAGATGCACAATTAGAATTACCATCTGGTTATTTCATTCGTTATGGTGGTGCTTTTGAGAATTTGGAACGTGCAAGTAACCGATTACAAACGGTTGTACCTATTGCACTATTACTAATATTTGTGTTAATTTATTTTGCATTGAAATCATTGCCACAAACTTTAATGATTTACATAGCTATTCCTATGGCAACCATTGGTGGTGTTGTAGCTTTATGGTTACGAGATATGCCATTTAGTATTTCAGCAGGTGTTGGTTTCATAGTACTATTTGGGGTTGCAGTTTTAAATGGATTGGTAATGGTTAGTGGTTTGAATGAATTAAAAGAAGAGGGTGTTACCAACCTTAAAGATAGAATTATTGAAGGTACAAAACGAAGAATAAGACCAATTATGCTAACAGCTTTTACAGATGTATTAGGCTTTTTACCTATGGCGATTTCGGCATCTGCCGGAGCAGAAGTTCAACGCCCACTAGCAACTGTTGTTATTGGTGGTTTATTAACTTCTACATTACTAACCTTATTCGTTTTACCAATTTTATACCATTGGGTAGAAAACAAATCGTTTAAATTTATTCCGAATAAAAAGTTGGTTACAGCAACAGCAGTTTTGCTTTTAATGTTTGGTGTTTCTGAACAAAGTAATGCACAACAGATAAACAATACACTTCCAGAAATAACCTTAATGGATGCGGTAAAACTATCTAAAAGGAATTACCCATTGTTAAAGCAAAAACAGTTAGAAATCACAAAACAGGAACAATTAAAAGCTACTGCTTATGATTTAGGTACAACTGAAGTCTTTACAGGTGGTGAAGAAATTAATGGAGATGAAGGAGTCTACACAACCATTGGTATTGGTCAATCCGATATAAATATTTTTGGTATTGGTTCAAAGAGGAAGTTACAAAAACAACGAGTACAATTAGCACAAAAAGCTTATCAACTTTCTGTATTAGAATTAGAATTAGAAGTTAAAAAGGCCTGGTCAAAATGTTATCAGATGAAGAGAAACTATAATCTTTATATGGAATTGGATTCCATTTATTCCAATTTCGAACAAGCTGTTGCGTTAAATTATGAAGTAGAAGCGATTTCAAGATTAGAATATTCAGCCGCTAAAAACCAAGCTTTTCAAATTCAAAATAAAAAAATGCAAGCATATAGTGATTATCTAATCGCTCTACAGCAATTAAATTTATGGTTGGTTTCAGATGAAATTTTTACTGTTTCTGATGAATTTGATTCTGCAATAGATTTAAACATTGAAAAGTTCAATATTGAAAACCATCCGTTGTACAGTATGTCGCAGAACATTGTAGATGAAGCAGCAGCCAATTATAAAGTAGCAAAAGCTGATAATTTACCAAAATTCAATCTTCAAGGTGGTTTACAAAAAGTAGAAGGAACTTCTGGGTTTTACAGTTATCAAGCAGGTATTTCCATTCCGTTTTTGTCTGGTACTAACAAAGCACAAATTAGAAGTACCAAAATTGATAAAGAGATAGCCGAAGCCAATGTCCAATTCAAAAAGCAAGAAGTACAATCAAAATTTGTTCAGGCTAAAGAAAATTATATCAAATGGAAAAACTCTTGGGAATTTTACAAAAACCAGGTATTGCCATTAACAAAGGAACAAAAAACAGGTGCTTTACTGGCGTACAAAGAAGGCGAAATAGAATACACTAGCTTCACACAATTAATAAAAGAAGCCATTCAATCCGAGCTAGATGCACAAACAGCTTTAATAAACTATTTAGAAAGCACATTTCAACTACAATATTTTAATCAATAA
- a CDS encoding 30S ribosomal protein S16, which yields MPVKIRLQRHGKKGKPFYWIVAADARSKRDGKYLDKIGTYNPNTNPATIDLDIDGAVKWLQNGAQPTDTAKAILSYKGAMLKNHLVGGVRKGALTEEQAEEKFQAWLAEKESKINAKVEGLSKAEADAKAKAFEAEVKINEERAAAAKEAEDAAIKAAADAKAAEAAANAEPVEEKGPESIDDAQNAASEEA from the coding sequence TAAAAAAGGAAAACCATTTTATTGGATTGTTGCAGCTGATGCACGTTCAAAAAGAGATGGTAAATACTTAGACAAAATTGGGACTTATAATCCTAATACAAATCCTGCAACTATCGATTTAGATATTGACGGAGCCGTAAAATGGTTACAAAATGGTGCACAACCAACTGATACTGCAAAAGCTATTTTATCTTATAAAGGAGCAATGCTAAAAAATCACTTAGTTGGAGGTGTAAGAAAAGGAGCTTTAACAGAAGAACAAGCAGAAGAAAAATTCCAAGCTTGGTTAGCTGAAAAAGAATCTAAAATTAATGCAAAAGTAGAAGGCTTATCAAAAGCTGAAGCAGATGCTAAAGCTAAAGCTTTTGAAGCTGAGGTAAAAATAAATGAAGAGCGTGCTGCTGCTGCTAAAGAAGCAGAAGATGCTGCTATTAAAGCTGCTGCTGACGCAAAAGCTGCTGAAGCTGCTGCAAATGCAGAGCCAGTAGAAGAAAAAGGTCCAGAATCTATTGATGACGCTCAAAACGCTGCAAGCGAAGAAGCTTAA
- a CDS encoding helix-turn-helix domain-containing protein, which translates to MPTQIITTDDLREFKIELLDDIKSLLQKTTAAPQKKYLKSAELMKILKVSPGTLQTLRINGTLPYTKIGGIIFYDAEEIENVMKENSIHNKF; encoded by the coding sequence ATGCCAACACAAATTATAACAACTGATGATTTAAGAGAGTTTAAAATTGAACTATTAGATGACATTAAAAGTTTACTTCAAAAAACAACTGCTGCACCTCAAAAAAAATATTTAAAATCAGCAGAATTAATGAAAATATTGAAAGTAAGTCCGGGAACACTTCAAACTTTAAGAATTAACGGAACACTACCGTACACAAAAATTGGAGGGATCATTTTCTACGATGCAGAAGAAATTGAAAACGTAATGAAAGAAAACAGTATTCATAACAAATTTTAA
- a CDS encoding site-specific integrase produces the protein MKTQNTFSILIWINASRAKNNEADLFARITVNQKRVNISLKRKVLLESWDKSKSKIKGNSQEARVINNYIDQTQASIFKAYQELVNERKLITAEAIKARFLGTDQQYYSLQNIIDYHNTNFAHKLNKATLGLYKTTQSYLMEFVLKEYKTSDIYLRDLNYSFVVQFDNFLRGYKLSRNKKRIGNNTIIKHIQRLRKMVTMAFHMEWIERDPFVKYKPSFIKKEREFLSKKELESIENYSTDIERLDLVKDLFIFSSYTGIAYVDIMKLKKDNVVFGIDGNKWIITKRQKTNTPVKIPILDQAQYLIDKYRNNERAALNGTVFPALSNQKLNSYLKEIADACKIKKNLTFHMARHTFATTVTLTNGVPIETVSKILGHTKIATTQIYARVIERKVSDDMNALKVLLNTKSEQGSEVVQKKSNS, from the coding sequence ATGAAAACCCAAAACACTTTTTCAATCCTAATTTGGATTAATGCTTCACGTGCCAAAAATAACGAAGCGGATTTATTCGCAAGAATTACGGTTAATCAGAAACGAGTTAATATTAGCCTAAAAAGAAAAGTTCTTTTAGAATCTTGGGATAAATCTAAATCCAAAATTAAAGGAAACAGTCAAGAGGCTAGAGTTATCAATAATTATATTGACCAAACACAAGCTTCAATTTTCAAAGCATACCAGGAATTAGTTAATGAAAGAAAATTAATAACAGCTGAAGCTATTAAAGCTCGATTTTTAGGAACCGACCAACAATATTATTCGCTTCAAAATATTATTGATTATCATAATACTAATTTTGCTCACAAGTTAAATAAAGCCACACTTGGCCTTTATAAAACTACCCAGAGTTATTTAATGGAGTTCGTACTGAAAGAATACAAAACTTCAGATATTTACTTGAGAGACCTAAATTATTCATTTGTTGTGCAATTTGACAATTTCTTAAGAGGCTATAAACTTTCAAGAAATAAGAAAAGAATAGGTAATAATACCATCATAAAACACATTCAACGCTTAAGAAAAATGGTAACTATGGCCTTTCATATGGAATGGATAGAAAGAGACCCATTTGTTAAATATAAACCTTCATTTATTAAAAAGGAACGTGAGTTTTTATCAAAAAAAGAACTTGAAAGTATTGAAAACTATAGCACAGATATTGAACGTTTAGATTTAGTAAAGGATCTTTTTATTTTTAGCAGCTACACAGGTATTGCATATGTTGATATTATGAAGCTTAAAAAAGACAATGTGGTTTTTGGGATTGATGGTAATAAATGGATAATTACCAAAAGACAAAAAACAAATACACCAGTGAAAATACCAATACTAGACCAAGCTCAATACTTAATTGATAAATACAGAAATAATGAAAGAGCAGCTCTAAATGGTACCGTTTTTCCTGCGTTATCAAATCAAAAATTAAATAGTTATTTAAAAGAAATAGCAGATGCTTGTAAGATTAAAAAGAACCTAACATTTCATATGGCGCGCCATACATTTGCAACTACAGTAACGCTAACAAATGGCGTTCCAATTGAAACCGTTTCTAAAATTTTAGGACACACAAAAATTGCTACAACTCAAATTTATGCTAGAGTAATTGAAAGAAAAGTAAGTGATGATATGAATGCTTTAAAAGTGTTATTAAATACCAAATCAGAGCAAGGTTCAGAAGTAGTTCAGAAGAAATCTAACAGCTAA
- a CDS encoding DUF6660 family protein: protein MKFIAFILSIYILALNFTPCVDNSEIDDNVKTEISQTNGDEHQHQDSDLCSPFCMCHCCHINVIQFQFTYTKLDVNNYYTQNFFYLNGLETNYSTSILQPPRA, encoded by the coding sequence ATGAAATTTATAGCATTCATATTATCAATTTATATTCTCGCACTTAATTTTACACCTTGTGTAGATAATAGTGAAATTGATGATAATGTTAAAACAGAAATTTCACAAACTAATGGTGACGAGCATCAACATCAAGATTCAGATTTATGCTCCCCTTTTTGTATGTGTCATTGTTGTCATATTAATGTAATACAGTTTCAATTCACTTATACAAAACTTGATGTAAATAATTATTATACTCAAAATTTCTTCTACCTAAACGGTTTAGAAACAAATTATTCTACTTCTATTTTACAGCCTCCAAGGGCATAA
- the rimM gene encoding ribosome maturation factor RimM (Essential for efficient processing of 16S rRNA), whose translation MRKEDCFYLGKIVRKHSFKGEVVAKLDTDEPELYTKLESVFVALGSDLVPFFIEESLLQKGNQLRIQFEDVASEEDADAILGSELYLPLEFLPKLTGNKFYFHEIIGFDLEDVNYGYVGVITGVNDSSAQPLFEVNSNGVDVFIPMIDDFIKKVDRGKNKIIVESPAGLIDLYLNN comes from the coding sequence ATGCGTAAAGAAGATTGTTTTTATTTAGGCAAAATCGTTAGAAAACATAGCTTTAAAGGTGAGGTTGTAGCCAAATTGGATACAGATGAACCAGAACTTTATACAAAATTGGAATCAGTATTTGTTGCCTTAGGCAGCGATCTGGTTCCTTTTTTTATTGAAGAAAGTTTACTTCAAAAAGGAAATCAATTAAGGATACAATTTGAAGATGTTGCAAGCGAAGAAGATGCTGATGCCATATTAGGCTCAGAATTGTACTTACCTTTGGAGTTTCTTCCAAAACTAACAGGAAATAAATTTTACTTTCACGAAATAATTGGTTTCGACTTAGAAGATGTTAATTACGGATATGTGGGTGTAATTACTGGAGTTAATGATTCTTCAGCACAGCCATTATTTGAAGTTAATTCTAATGGCGTAGATGTCTTTATACCGATGATAGATGATTTTATTAAGAAAGTAGATAGAGGAAAAAACAAAATTATTGTTGAATCTCCTGCAGGATTGATAGACTTATATCTAAATAATTAA
- a CDS encoding RteC domain-containing protein, giving the protein MKKTTIAFNRYKKSIVLIEKSNLKDLTILKQGIVLSRTCLNEFSTLVRTKKFPSKKEEITFFKYQKPYVEGRLQYFKWLHNYLLEKPISGNSKQQKYISNELDRLDRRKWKQLEFVKYYRLKEDKLDHLYFLRDIEQLDLFIDSSHHFKDPEFTTSHDYLVSKIIAHDLLIAFFSNELKILKNKKSNDVVIEEVKPAILRDLNWTGTKTDLVELIFALKESGVLRNGRAELKKIKNVIELLFEIELGNIYKVFEQIKAREKDQTKFIDSLKIGLINRIESN; this is encoded by the coding sequence ATGAAAAAAACTACTATTGCCTTTAATCGGTATAAAAAATCTATTGTATTAATTGAAAAATCTAATTTAAAAGATCTAACAATTTTAAAACAAGGTATTGTACTTTCAAGAACGTGTCTAAATGAATTTAGCACACTTGTAAGGACTAAAAAATTCCCTTCAAAAAAAGAAGAAATAACATTTTTTAAATATCAAAAACCGTATGTAGAAGGGAGACTCCAGTACTTTAAATGGTTACATAATTATTTACTTGAAAAACCAATTTCTGGTAACTCAAAACAACAGAAGTACATTAGCAATGAACTTGATAGGTTAGATAGGAGAAAATGGAAACAGTTGGAATTTGTAAAGTATTATAGGTTAAAAGAAGATAAACTAGACCACCTTTATTTTTTAAGAGATATCGAACAATTAGATTTATTTATCGATAGCTCGCATCACTTTAAAGATCCGGAATTTACAACCAGTCACGATTACCTTGTATCAAAAATTATTGCACACGATTTATTAATTGCATTTTTTTCTAACGAGTTGAAAATACTTAAAAACAAGAAATCAAATGATGTAGTTATCGAAGAGGTTAAACCAGCCATTTTAAGAGATCTAAATTGGACAGGAACTAAAACGGATTTAGTTGAATTAATTTTCGCTTTAAAAGAGTCAGGTGTTTTAAGAAATGGAAGAGCAGAACTAAAAAAAATTAAAAATGTAATTGAACTACTTTTTGAAATTGAATTAGGTAATATTTATAAAGTTTTTGAGCAAATTAAAGCTAGAGAGAAAGATCAAACAAAATTTATAGATTCTTTAAAAATTGGACTCATTAATAGAATTGAATCTAATTAA